One window from the genome of Pyrus communis chromosome 16, drPyrComm1.1, whole genome shotgun sequence encodes:
- the LOC137720830 gene encoding (+)-neomenthol dehydrogenase-like yields MAEAVKRYAVVTGANKGVGFGTVKQLASKGVVVVLTARDEKRGLEALEKLKDFGISDLVVFHQLDVTDSASAAVLADFVKTQFGKLDILVNNAAINGSIVNPEAFKSAATGKNPEEINWNEIPIIPNYELAEECLKTNYYGTKRVTEALLPLLQLSDSPRIVNVSTGAANLVKFPNGWPKEVLSDAETLTEERIDSVLSGFLEDSKQGLQDTKIWPPFFPPYSVSKAALNAYTRILAKKYPNFCINCGTPGFVKTDMSFNAGILTIDEGAESIVRLALLPNGSSTGLYFSRKEVAPF; encoded by the exons ATGGCAGAAGCAGTAAAGAG GTATGCAGTTGTGACAGGAGCTAACAAAGGGGTTGGATTTGGCACAGTTAAGCAGTTGGCTTCAAAAGGAGTCGTAGTTGTGTTAACTGCTAGAGATGAGAAGAGGGGTCTTGAAGCTCTTGAAAAACTGAAAGATTTTGGCATTTCTGATCTGGTTGTttttcatcagcttgatgtaACAGATTCTGCTAGCGCTGCTGTATTGGCGGATTTTGTGAAAACCCAATTCGGAAAACTCGATATCTTG GTAAATAATGCAGCAATTAATGGAAGCATAGTAAACCCTGAAGCTTTTAAATCAGCTGCTACTGGTAAG AATCCTGAAGAAATAAATTGGAATGAAATACCGATTATACCAAACTACGAGTTAGCAGAAGAATGCCTGAAAACAAACTACTATGGTACAAAAAGAGTGACTGAAGCGCTTTTGCCCCTTCTCCAGCTATCAGATTCCCCCAGAATCGTCAATGTTTCTACCGGTGCTGCTAACCTAGTG AAATTTCCAAATGGATGGCCTAAAGAGGTACTGAGTGATGCAGAGACACTTACAGAAGAGAGAATAGATTCTGTGTTGAGTGGATTTTTGGAAGACTCTAAACAAGGTTTGCAAGACACCAAAATCTGGCCTCCTTTTTTTCCACCCTATAGTGTCTCGAAAGCAGCCTTGAACGCGTACACTAGGATTTTGGCCAAAAAGTATCCAAATTTCTGCATCAACTGTGGCACTCCTGGATTTGTCAAAACTGACATGAGCTTCAATGCTGGCATCTTAACCATCGACGAAGGTGCTGAAAGCATTGTCAGGTTGGCGTTACTCCCCAACGGCAGTTCTACTGGCCTCTACTTTTCTCGGAAAGAAGTGGCACCTTTTTGA